The sequence GCTGCTTGTAGAGCACCTCCTGCAGCGTGGCGCCGCTCATGGCCCGCTGACCGGTGAGGCACTCCAGGAACGTGAGCCCCCAGGCATACAGGTCCGTGCGCTCGGTGACCAACTCGGAGCGCAGTTGCTCGGGCGCGGCATAGGCGGGCGTGCCCAGCACCTCCCGCGAGCGCGTGAGCGGGGCTGCGCCTCCCATCATGGCCTCCTGCGGCAGCGTGCCCAGCCCGAAGTCGAGCACCAGCGCGTTGCGCCGCACTCCCGTCATCGCCACCATGATGTTCTGCGGCTTGAGGTCCCGGTGGATAATGCCCAGCTTGTGTGCGGCCCCCAACGCGTCCAGCACCTGCAGCATCAGGTGCGTGGCCTCCTCGGCTGCTATCGGCCCCTGGGCCACCACCTCCGCCAGCGAGCGGCCCGGCACGTACTCGAAGACGGAGTAGAGCTGGTTGTCCGCCGTCACTCCCGAGTCGATGAGCCGGACGATGTGCGGGTGGTAGAGCCGGGCGCATAGCTGCATCTCGCGACGGAAGCGGGCCACATGGTGCTCGTCCTCCAAGTGCGCGGTCTTCAGCAGCTTGATGGCCACATCTTGATTCGTGGAGCGGTGCCGGGCCCGGTAGACCTGACCGAAGCCGCCCTCGCCCAGCGGGGAGAGAATCTCGTAGCGCTCCTGGAACACCGTCCCTGCAGCAATCGATGCCACCGCGGCCCTCCTTAGGAGGCCGCGATTCAATCCCACGATTGGCGGGACTGTCGAGTCAGTGCCGGGGCGGCGCCTGGAAGACGCGCAGCAGCAGCACGAGCGAGGGCACCACGGTCACCAGGCCCACGGCCAGCGCCACCATCAGCACGCGCAACACTCCGGGACTGGCCGCTGCGGACTGGACGGTGAGGTCCGGCACCACGAGGTACGGGTACTGTGACACGGCCCACCCCAGCACGATGAACCCCGCCTGCGCCGCCGCCGTCACACGGGCCAGCCGGAAGCGCCTGCGCCACAGCAGCGCGAACGTGGTCACCGCCGTCACCGCTGTGACTCCGTGCAACGCCAGCGCGGAGGGCGCGTGCAGCAGGCCCTCCCAGACACGGGAGGCTCCGTCCCTCGCGAACAGCAGCACGCCCAGCGCCGCGAGAAAGACCGCCACCCCCGAGGCCAGCGCCCGGCGCCGGAAGTCCTCGCGCAGCGGATCCGTGGTGGCCTCCGCCGTCAGGTACACGGCCGCGAGAAAGGCAAAGAGGCACAGCGCCAGCACGCCCACCGCCACGGCGAACGGCGTCAGCCACGAAGCGAAGAAGCCGCTCACCACCGCCCGGCCCTCCACGCGGATCTGCCCGCTCACCACCGCTCCCACGCACATGCCGAGCAGCAGCGGAGAGATGACACTGGCAATGCTGAACACCAGTCCCCAGCGCTTCTGCACCCGGTCTCCTCGCGCGTCGTAGGTGCGGAAGGTGAACGCGGTGCCCCGGAAGACAATGCCGAGCAGCAGCAGCGTCAACGGGACATGCAGCGCCACGGTGAGCGCCGCGAAGGCCCGAGGGAAACCGCCGAACAGCAGCACGAGCCCTACGATGAGCCAGACATGGTTCACCTCCCACACCGGGCCCAGCGCCTTGGCGATGAGCTCGCGCTGCTCCGCCTTGCGAGGCCCTGCGGCGAGCAGGTCCCACACCCCGCCGCCGAAGTCCGCTCCGCCGAAGAGCGAGTAAAGGACGAATGTCCCCGCCACCGCCCCCGCGAGGATGAGCTCAGTGGGCATCATCCGCCTCCCGGCCCGGCAGCGTCCCAGCCACCTGGCGCGCGAGCAGGAACGTCACCACCACGCCCAGGAAGAGGTACACGAGCGTGAAGGTCCAGAACGGCGCGGCCAGGTGTGGCACCGGCGTCACCGCCTCGGCCGTGCGCATCACCCCGTGGAGGATCCATGGCTGCCGTCCCCACTCGGTGACGAGCCAGCCCGCCTCCAGCGCCAGCAGCCCCAGCGGCGACGCCCACAGCCATGCCCGCATCATCCACCGGCTCGCAGGCCACTCGCGCTTGCGCCAGCGCAGCAGCAGCGTCACCACGGACAACAGGGCCATCGCGCTGCCCGCCCCCACCATCACCTGGAAGGACACGTGCACCTTCGCCACCGGAGGCCAGTCCTCTCGGGGGAACTCCTTCAAGCCCCTCACCTCGGCGTCCGGATCTCCGAACGCCAGGATGGACAGCCCCTTGGGGATATCCAACGCGTACGGCGTGGTGGCCGTCTCCACATCCGGCAGCCCGCCCAGCCGCAGCGGTGCACCCCGCTCCGTGTCGAAGTGTCCTTCCATCGCAGCCAGCTTCACCGGCTGCTCCTTCGCGGTGTGCTTCGCCAGGAAGTCTCCCACCAGCGGCTGCAGGAGCGCGGTGAGGCATGCCACCGGCAGCGCCACCGACAGCGCCTTGCGGTGGAACCCCGAGCCCGGGTGCTTGAGCAGCACGAAGGCGTGGATGCCCGCCATCGCGAAGGCGCTCGCTTGGTAGCACGAGATGAGCACGTGGACCGTCTGGTACTTCCACCCCGAGCTGAACATCGCCGCCAGCGGCTCGATGTTCATCGGCCCCACCGCTGTGGGCGTGAAGCCGGAAGGGTCGTTCATGAAGACGTTGACCAGCGTGACGAAGAAGGCGCTCGCCGCGCCGCTCAGCGCCACCATCACTCCCGAGAACAGGTGGAGCCCCGGAGATACCCGCTCCCGTCCATACAGGTAGATGCCCAGAAAGATGGCCTCGGTGAAGAAGGCCACGCCCTCCAATGCGAAGGGCAGCCCAATCACTTCACCGTATTGCCCCATGAACTCGGGCCAGAGCAGGCCCAGCTCGAACGAGAGCACCGTGCCGCTCACCGCCCCGACCGCGAACAGGATGGCCGTGCCCTTGGCCAACTTCTGGCTCAAAAGCCGGTAGTCCGCGTCGCCCGTGCGCCGCGCCTTCCAGTCGCTGATCACCATCAGCACCGGCAGCGCCACCCCCGCGGCGGCGAAGACGATGTGGAACGCCAGCGACAGCCCCATCTGGGCCCGCGCATAGAGCAGATCCGTCACGTGGATGAGTCTGCTTTATGCGCGATCTTTAAGCAATTAAAACAACTACTGAGCCTTCTGAGGCTCGGTGCGGTTTCTGGGCACGAGCGACTGGACCGAGTTCTTCGCGATGTTCGTGGCCAGCGCGGTGGCGAAGATGAGGATGAGCTTGCGGCCCAGTTCCACCGGCAGCGGCCGCTCCTCGGCGGAGGAGGCCACGCGGTCCGGGTGCTGCCACGCCCGCTCCAGGGCCTTCAGCCGGTGCCGCGCGAGGATCTGCTCGCGGTGGCGCGCACGCCAGATGGCCACGCCCACGCCGATGCCCGTCAGCACCGCCGCGGTGATGGCCACGCCGACAAGCAGGTCCTGGTGCCGCGTGGCCTGGTAGCGCACGTCCAGCACCCGCTCCCGGCGCCGCTCCAGTTCCTCCAGCGTCAGCAGCAGCTCGTCGCGGATGCGATCCGCCGTGCGCTCGACCTGCTCGCGGTCGCTCAGGCCCTTGGTGATGTGCGTCTTGTCCCCGGCGTTCATTGCAGACTCTCCCGTGCCAGGTCGAAGTCCGCCTTGAGACGCTCCTGGGTGTGAGGCAGCGGCTTCTTGGGCAGCCGCTTCACCCCGAACCAGCCCAGCCCGCCCGCGATGAGCAGGACGGCCACCCCCACCAGCAGCACCCCGAGCCACGAGCTCAGCGGCAGCGCCAGACCGATGGCCACGAAGAGGGCCGCCAGGCCACACAGGGCCAGCGTGAAGCCCACGCCCAGCAAGATGCCGCTGGTGCGCGCGGCCTTCACCTCGTCGCGCAGCTCCTTCTTGGCGTGCAGCAGCTCCGCTTTGACGAGCAGCTTCGTCTCGGCGAGGGCATGCCGGACCAGCTCGGCGGTACTCAGGGTCTCCAGTTGGCTTCGCTCCAGCCGCTCCGATTCGAGTTCCACGTCTCCGCCTCCGGACTCCAGAGGCCCGGGCGTGCGCCTCGCACGCACCCGCTGCCCCTGCTCTGGCTGAAGGTGGGCAGGGGTCTTCCTGCGGTGAAGTTCCTCCGTGGATGCGAACCCCTGTCCGCCTGCCTGCCCTCCGGCTAGCAGGGGAAATCCCCCGGCTTTCGTCCAGGAAGCAGCGCGTCAGGGCGGAGGCGGCGTGGCCGAGACGGGAGGAGCCACCTCCGCCAGGGCAGCCTCGAGGGACTCTCCGCCTCGAACCACCCGCGCCAGCCGGCCCGAGGCGTCGTAGAGCAGCACCGTGGGGAGGGCAAGCTGGCCGCCAGGAGAGAGCGGATCCGCCACCTCGGGCATCAGCGCCGCCACCGGGTAGCCGATGCCCATCTTCGTGGCCTCGGCCTGGGCCTGCTCAGGCGGGTGGGCCGCCAAGCCGCGCACCTGCCACCGGCCTTCTTGCGCCAGCTTGCTCAGGACGGGCACCTCCTTGAGGCAGGGCTTGCACCACGAGGCGAACAGCTGCACCGCAGTGGGCCGGCCATCCTTCGTGCCGCCCGCCTGCTCCAGGCTCAGGGGCAGCTTGGGCACGGGCGCGCGAGGCGGGCGGGCCGCGAACGCGGTGGAGTCCTTGGCTCCGCCCTCCGTGAGTGCCCACCGGCGGCCTGCCTGAAGCGCCCCGAAGGACTCGGTCACGCCCGGCCGCCACGTCACCTCGACTTCGGCCTGCGTCTCCGTCCCGAGCCCCACGTGGATGGTGGGGTCCACCGAGCTCACATACCCGCGCGTCAGCAGCACGGGGAACGCCCGGAGGCCCGCGGCCGTCTTCACCTTCACCGTGGCCGTGCTCGCCTCGGGGTCTCCCTTCGTGGCGCGCAGCCGCAGCTCCATGGAGTTACCGGGGACGCCCTCATTCACGAAGAGCTGCAAGCGCGGCTTGGCGCGGTTGAGCATGAGCAGCTCCTGGTGCCCATCCCCATCGAGGTCCTGCGCCACCAGGGCCCGGCCATCCGCGCGGGACTCGAAGCCGTCCGAGAAGGCGCACTCCTCGAAGGTGCCATCCTCCCGCTGCAGCCAGAGCTTCTTGGGCTCCCAGCCGGAGAAGGACTGCTCGAAGCCCGTCTGCCCCACCTTCTTCAGTGGCGAGGGCCCCACGGACTGCACCGACGCGTACGGAGCCGTCGCGACCGCCGGGTTATTGCGGCCGATGGACTTCTTTTCGAGTGCGAGCGCCAGGACCTGGCGCCAGTAGACACTTCAAAGGTCTTTTCGATTGGGCGCGCTGTAGAAGCCATTCGCGACGGCGAGGTCCAACCTCCCATCGTCGTCCGCGTCGAGGAAGATGGCGCCAAAGGCCCACAAGCCCCGGTTGACGCCTCGGGCGCGGGCCACCTCGTCGAAGCCGCCGTCCGCACGCGCCAGGTAGAGCGTGTTGCCGGCGGCGAACTTGTCCAGCCGGGCCTTCAGCTTGGGGTCCACCTGGGTGGCGGCCAGCACGCGGGTGCCCGCCTTGGAGAACATGTTGGCGACATAGAGGTCCAACCGGCCATCGCCGTTCACGTCGCCCACGTCGGCGCTCATACCGTTGCCGGGGTCCCTCAGACCGTGCGCGTCCGTCACGTCCCGAGGTGTTCCACCCTCCTCGAAGCGCCACAGGTCGTTGTCGCCAAAGTCGTTGGCCACGTAGATCTGCGGCCGGCCCTCTCCAAGCAGATCCCCCGCGACGGCCGCGAGTCCCCAGCGCCGGTGCAGCTCGGCCTTGGGCGGCGACACTTCTTGGAAGGTGAAGTCTCCCATGCCCCGGAAGAAGCGAGCCGGACGCCCATCCCGCGCATCGAGGAAGTTGTCCGGGCCGAACTTCATCGGGTAGTGCAGGAGCACCAGGTCGAGCTTGCCGTCCCCATCGAAGTCCGTGACGAGCGAGGCGTGCGAGTTGGCAGGCGGGAGCTTCGTGGGAATCGCGGTGAAGGTCCCCGCGTCGTTGCGGAGCACCACGGGCACCGAGTCCGCGTTCCACGCCGTCTGGGTGGTGGCGATGACGTCCGGGTCGCCATCCGCGTCGAAGTCCCCCGCGGCCAGCGAGGAGAACCAGGCGCCCTTGGGCGGCGCCACGCTCAAGCGCGTGCGCTCGTAGTGGAGCGGCTCCTTGCCACGGAACAGGTAGAGGGCGCGAGGGTCCGCGAACAGGACCTCCTGGATGCCATCTCCATTGAAGTCGCGCACCGCGAGGGCGCCGCTGTTCATCGCCGCCTGCATGCCCGCGGCCTCACCGTCGGCCTCGGCCGGGACCACCAGCCCCGCGCTCTCCGCGCGCTCGACGAAGCGAGGCTCGGGCCGGATGGACTCGGTCCTCCAGGCGGGCTCGACCTTCTCCAGCCTCCAGGCATCCGCGCGGGGACGGCTCAGGGTGGCGGCCGCCTCGCCTCGGATGGACTGGCGCGCACCCTCCCGGTTCACCCCATCCAGCTCGAAGAGGAGACGGATGGTGGCGCTCTGAGCGGTGGGCTCGAAGGCGAGCGCACGCACGCTGCACCCGGAGATCCACACGAACGTCTCGGTGGGGAGCTGCACGCCGGGCGCGGCCACCTCCTCCGAGAAAGAGAAGCGGCCCTGCTTGATGGGGGTGCACAGCCGGGTGTCGAAGAACGACTCCAGTGAGTCCTGCAGCGCCTCGCGTGTGTCCAGCTGGTGGATCACCTTGTACGAGCCCCGCTCCGAAGCACCGGAAGCAGGCGACACGGTGAGACTCAACAGGGCTACCAGTCCGAAGGACTTCATCTAAGAGTGAACCCTAGCACACTTCCGCTCTATCCTTGGATCCATGAGCGACCCCAGGCGTCTTCTGCCCGTATGGCTGGTTGCGGGACTGCTGGCCGTTGGAGTGCTGCCGCGTCCCGCCGATGCACAAGGAGCACGAAGCAAGTTCGAGCGTCACCTCACCGCGGCAGCCCGGCTCTACGAAGCCCTGGAGTACGAGCGCGCCCTCACGCAGATCGAGCTCGCGCGCAAGCAGCCGCACAGCTCGGATCAAGAGGTGGAGCTGTCCCTCTACGAGGGCATCATCCTCGCCGAGTCCGGCAAGCAGGAGTCCAGCACCGCCGCGTTCAAGTCGGCGCTCCTCGTGCAGCCGGACGCGAAGCTGCCCGTGAAGGTCTCTCCGAAGGTGAACACCTTCTTCGAGTCCGTCCGCGAACAGGTGAAGCGCGAGCTGGCCGCCTTGGCTCCCAAGGAGCCGCCCAAGGCCGAGCCGCCGCCACCGCAACCCGTGGCCGCGCCCCCTGCAGCCGTGGCCACCCAGAGCCCCGTGCTGAAGGGTCTGCGCAGCGCCGCGCCCGTCACCGCCATCGCTGGGGGCACCCTGTTCGTGGCGGGTGGAATCACCTACGCGCTCTCTCGGAGCGAGCTGGGGCGCCTGCGCGACAATGACGCGGCCCTCGACAGCCAGGAGGCCGTGGACAAGACGGTGTCGAAGGGCCGCACCTTGCAGACGGTGGGCGTGGGGCTCGCGGTCGCAGGCACCGCGGGGCTGCTCGCCGCGGCGGGAGGCTTCCTGCTGGGCTCGCCAGAAGCGCCCGTGGCGGTGGGGCTGGGGACGGACGGGACATCCGCATTCGTGTTCGGGAGGTGGCCATGAGCGCCGTGAATCAGCGTAGGAGCATTCAAGCCGTGCGGTTCGCGGCAGGGCTCCTGCTCGCCAGTGTCCTCGGGTGCGCGGACTTCGATGCGGAGGGCAAGGCCTACTGCGAGCGCAACCCCGCCAACTGCAACCCGGACAAGACGCCTCCCACCTTCACCGGGAGCGAGCAGTCCGCCGCCCGCGTCCTCGGGCCGCAAACGGTGACCTTGAGCGTCACGGCGCAGGATGCGGAGACCCAGCAGCTCCACTTCACGTGGACGGCCAGCGCGGGCACGCTCGGGGAGCCGGCCCATACGAACACGGCGAGCCAGATCACCTGGACCTCTCCCCCCTGTCTGCCTTCCGGCAACTCCGTGACCCTCTCCGTGACCGTGACGGATGACGGCGGCTTCACGGCCCAGAAGGACTTCACCCTCTCCATCAACCCCTGCCCCACCCCCACCGTGTCCGCAGGCGACAGCCACTCGCTGGCCCTGCGCGCCGATGGCACGCTCCTGGCCTGGGGATCCAACGACTCTGGCCGGCTGGGGCTGGGCTCGCCCATCGCCCTCTCCGCCACCCCGACGAAGGTCCCCGGGCTGAACGCGCTCACGGCCGTGTCAGCGGGCGACCTCTTCTCGCTGGCCCTGCGTGCCGATGGCACCGTCTGGGCCTGGGGCTACAACTTCAGCGGTATCCTTGGCGTGGGGGCCACCTCCGACTTCGTCGCGACCCCGACGATGGTGCCCAACCTGACGGACGTGAAGGCAGTGGACGCAGGCGCGACCCACTCTCTGGCCCTGGCCAGCGACGGCACCGTCTGGGCCTGGGGCTTCAACGATTACGGCCAGCTCGGGGACGGCACCACCACCCTCCGCAGTGCTCCGGTCAAGGTGAACAACCTGACGGGGGTCATCGCTGTCAAGGCCGGTGGCTACCACTCGCTGGCCCTGCGGGACGACGGCACCGTCTGGGCCTGGGGTGCCAACTACTATGGCCAGCTTGGAGATGGGACGACCGTGAGCCAGTCCGCGCCGGTGCAGGTGGCGAGCCTCTCCGGCGTGACCCAGTTGGTAGCGGGCACCGATTACGCGCTGGCCCTGCGCGACAGTGACAAGACCGTCTGGGCCTGGGGCGCCAACTACTCCGGCCAGCTCGGGGATGGGACGACCACTGAGCGCTCCCAGCCCGTCTCCCTGTCCTCCCTGGGCAGCGTCACCGCGCTCTCGGCGGGAAGCGACTTCGCGCTGGCCCTGCGCGACGATGGCACGGTCTTGTCGTGGGGAGGCAACTACTCCGGCCAGCTCGGAGATGGGACGACCACCCAGCGCAGCCAGCCCGCCCCTGTCAATGGACTGTCCCCCGTGGCAGCCATCGCCGCGGGCGGCAGCTTCTCCCTGGCGCTCCACAAGGATGGAACGCTGTCATCTTGGGGAGTGACGACGGTGGGCCAGTTGGGAGACGGCGTCTCCAGCCTGCGCGTCTCCGCCGTGCAGTCCGCCGTGCCGCCCGGCACCACCATCACCACCGTCAGCGCGGGGGGCTACCACTCGCTGGCCACGGACAACGGCGGCGGCGTCTGGAGCTGGGGCTACAACCGGTACGGGCAGCTCGGAAACGGGACGACGGCCCAGAGCACCGTGCCCACCCGGGTGAACAGCCTGTCCAGCGTGCTGGCCGTGGCCGGAGGGGCGTACCACTCCCTGGCGATGCGCAATACGGGCGACGTGCGCGCCTGGGGACGGAACGCCTTGGGCCAGCTCGGCAACGGCACGACCGCCGATAGCACCACGCCCGTCGCGGTGACGGGGCTGATCGGAGCCATGACGGCCATCGCCTGCGGCGACAACCACTCGCTGGCTTTGCGAGACAGTGACAAGACCGTCTGGGCCTGGGGCTACAACGTCTACGGCCAGCTCGGAGACACCACCACCGCGAACCGCACCGCGGCCGTGCAGGTGTCCGGACTGACGGGCATCACCGCCATCGCGGCGGGCAGCGCGCACTCCGTGGCGCGGAGGAGTGATGGCACCGTCTGGGCCTGGGGCTACAACATCTACGGCCAGCTCGGAAACACCACCACCGCGAACAGCAGCTCGCCGGTGCAGGTGTCCGGGTTGACCAATGTCACCGCCATCTCCTGCGGGACCTACCACTGCCTGGCGCGCCACGGGAGCGGCACGGTCTCGGCCTGGGGCTACAACGCCTACGGCCAGCTCGGGAACGGGTCGACCGTCAACCGCCTCTCCCCCATCCCAGTGACGGGGCTGACCGGCATCGTCGCCATCGCCACCGGCCGGTACAGTTCCCTGGCCATTGGCAGTGAAGGCACCATCTGGGTCTGGGGGGATAACAGCTCCGGGCAGCTCGGGGATGGGACACTCACCAACCGCCTTGCTCCCGTACAACTGACGGGCCTCTCCAACTTCACGTCCCTCTCGGGAGGCGCCAACCACATCCTGGCCCTGCGCGGCGACAACACCGTCTGGTCCTGGGGCTCCAGCCAGTACGGGCAGCTCGGGGACAACTCGCCCACCTCGCGCCTCACGCCCGTGAAGACCACGCTTCCCCCTCCTTGAGGCAGAGGCCGCGCGGGCTCAGCGCTTGCGGTGCAGCGCGAGCGCCGTGGCCAGCGTCTCGCGCACCTGCCGCGCCTGGAAGAGGCGGTCCGCCGTGTCCACCAGGTTGTCCAAGTAGAGCACCTGCTTGCGCAGCCGCGCGGGCAGGGCTCGCGTGCCCAGGTGTGCGCCCAGCAGCGCGCCCGTCACCGCCGCCGCCACGTCCACCTCGCCGCCACAGCGGAGCACCAGCGCCACGGCCTCACGGAAGTCGTGCGGCACCTTCAGCGCCGCGTACAGCGACGTGAGCAGCACCGGCACCACGTGCGCGGGCAGCCCATCCACGCCCTGCAGCTCGGAGCGGGGCACGCCGATCTTCCGCAGCGCCGTCAGCGCCCGCGCTGTGTCCCACGTGAGCAGCCGAGGCAGGTGCCGCAGCTCCTCCGCCAGGTCCGTGTCGTGCACGGCCGCCGCCAGCGCCAGCTTCTCGCAGAAGGCCGCCGCCGTGAGCGCCTCCTCCTCCATGCCCAGCGCCACGGCCTGGGCGAAGGCCGCCGCCGCCGCCGAGCACGTGGGGTCCTTGTGCGTGACGATGGTGAGCACGCCCGCGTCATGGGGCAGGCGCTTGTGGCCCGCCTTCTCGAAGAGGCCCACCACCATGGCGCGGCTGAGCACCGAGGGGCACTTCACCCCGAGCGGCGCGCCCGCACTCATCCACGGTGCGCCTCCGGCCAGCCGCTGGAGCGACTCAGCGAGTCCGCGGGGCGGCTGGAGGATGACGCCCTCCTGCCAGAGCCAGGCGAAGTGGGCGGCGGCGCTGCGCCCGTCCACCTTGCCCTCGCGGATGATGCTCTCGCTGGCGGCCATCATCAGCTGGGTGTCGTCCGAGAACTGTCCCTTGGCGAACTTGCCGCGCGGGCGCGGGGCGAAGTCATCCGCCAGGTGGGTGAGCCGCGTGAGGCTGGCCGGAGGGATGCCCCGGAGCGGGAAGCCGAGGGCATCCCCGATGGCAAGGCCCAGGAATGCCGCATGGAACCTGTCCTGGCGCTCAGCGGGAGTCAGCGGCATCGGAGGGGCGCAGATTAACCGAGCGTCCCGCCAGCACCAGAGGAGAAATCTGCGGGCCTAGTCCCGGCCCAGGTTCACCACCGCTTGCAAGCGCGCGACCACGGCCTCCGCCCCCTGGTGCAGGTGGGTCCCATCCCACAGGGCGGGCGTCGTCGTTCCCCCCAGGCGGTGGAAGTCCGCCTCCACCTCCGGGTAGGTGAGGTTGCGGAAGCGCACCCGGTCCTCGAGTGCATGGTCCACGACATAGCGCCGGGCCGCGGCGGAGGGCGGATCCGCAATGCGGTGGAAGAGTTCCAGCAAAGGCGAGTCCATGTTGAGTGAGTTCACCCTTCGCGCGCCGAGGGGGTGGGGAAGAAGAGGGTGAGCAGATCCGGGCGCGAGCGCTTCGTGAGATCCGCCAGCGTGTACTTGTCCAGCACCCCGAGGAACGCCTCGCGGGCCTCGAAGAGCACGCCCTTGAGGCCGCACGCGGGCGAGATGGGGCATGTGTTGTGCTCCCGGTCGAAGCACTCGGCCAGGTGGAAGTCCGGCTCGGTGGCCCGGAACACCTTGCCCAGGGAAATCTCCGAGGGCGCCCGCGCCAGCATCACGCCCCCCGAGCGCCCGGGGCGCACCTCCACGAAGCCGTGCTTCCCCAGCGCTTGCATCACCCGCACCAGGTGGTTCTTGGAGATGCCGTACGCCTCGCTCACCTCTTGGGTGGAGACGAGGCGATCCGGGCGTGCGGCCAGGTACAGCAGGACGCGCAGCGAGTAGTCAGCGTGAAGCGTCAGATGCACGAGCCGTCGCCCCCAAGCCCTCGGGAGGGCGGGCACTCGGCAGGAAGGCATCCGCGTGAATGGCCTTCAGGGAGAGTCCCGCCAGGAAGAGCTTCTTCCGAAGGGATATCACCCGCTCCGGGTTCCCGCAGAGGAATGCGCGCCACCCCGCGGGCTTGGGGCACTCGGCGCGGATGAGGGTGTCCAGCTCTCCCACGGCGATTCCCTCGCCCAGACGGCCTTCGAGGACGCTGGGGCGGTAGTGCAGGTTCGGGTGGCGCGCGGCCAGCTCGCGCAGCGCCTCGATAAGGTAGAGCCCGCTCCGCTCCCGGGCGCCGTGGAAGAGCCAGATGGGACCGGTGTGGCCTTCGGCGAGCGCGTCCCGCACCACGCCGTACAGCGGCGCGAGCCCCGTGCCCGTGCCCGCGAGCAGCAGCGGCTGCTCGGGCTGGCCCGGGACATAGAAGCACTCGCCCACGGGGCCTTGAATGCGCACCGTGTCCCCTGGCCGGGCCTGTGTGCCGAGCCAGCCACTCATCGCCCCGCCCGGCAACAGGCGCACGTGCAGCTCCAGCGCCTCTTCCCCCGGCAGGCTCGCCAGCGAGTAGCTGCGCGCCAGGCCATCCCCGCGCAGCAGCGTGAGGTACTGCCCGGCTCGGTAGTCGAACGGAGCCTCCGGACGGAGGCGAACGCGCAGCACCTCCTCGCTCAGGAGCTCCAGCGACTCGAGCCGCGCGGGCACCTGCAGTTCCTCGGCGCCCCCGGAGAGCTCCAACTCCGAGCCCGGCTCGGGCCGGCAGGAGCACGCGAGGAAGTAGTTGCGCGCCTTGAGCGTCTCCTTGAGCCCCACCTGGGCCTGCGCTGGCACCGCGCCGCTCACCGCGCGCACGAGGCAGGACTGGCACACTCCCGCCTTGCACGCATGAGGCACGGAGACGCCCTGGCGCAACAGCCCCTCCAGGACGGACTCTTGAGGCTCCAGCGGGTACCACTGCGCCGCGTATCGGATCCGGGACATGGCCGCTCCTCCCGTTACCGGTTCAGCACATCCGCCCGCATGCTCTCGGCCGCCTTCAGCACTTGCTCGATGAGCAGCCGGGCCACACCCAGTTCCTCCAGCGTGCCGCCCAGGTGCTCCGCCACCGCGTCGAAGTGCGCGTCATTCAGCCCGCGCTTCACCAGATGCGCGTGGCCCTTGCGCATGTCCATGCCCGTGTAGTTGTGGGGCCCGCCACACACCATGGTGAGGAACGCCTGCTGCTTGGCCGCCTGGCGC is a genomic window of Hyalangium minutum containing:
- a CDS encoding cytochrome d ubiquinol oxidase subunit II; the encoded protein is MPTELILAGAVAGTFVLYSLFGGADFGGGVWDLLAAGPRKAEQRELIAKALGPVWEVNHVWLIVGLVLLFGGFPRAFAALTVALHVPLTLLLLGIVFRGTAFTFRTYDARGDRVQKRWGLVFSIASVISPLLLGMCVGAVVSGQIRVEGRAVVSGFFASWLTPFAVAVGVLALCLFAFLAAVYLTAEATTDPLREDFRRRALASGVAVFLAALGVLLFARDGASRVWEGLLHAPSALALHGVTAVTAVTTFALLWRRRFRLARVTAAAQAGFIVLGWAVSQYPYLVVPDLTVQSAAASPGVLRVLMVALAVGLVTVVPSLVLLLRVFQAPPRH
- a CDS encoding cytochrome ubiquinol oxidase subunit I is translated as MTDLLYARAQMGLSLAFHIVFAAAGVALPVLMVISDWKARRTGDADYRLLSQKLAKGTAILFAVGAVSGTVLSFELGLLWPEFMGQYGEVIGLPFALEGVAFFTEAIFLGIYLYGRERVSPGLHLFSGVMVALSGAASAFFVTLVNVFMNDPSGFTPTAVGPMNIEPLAAMFSSGWKYQTVHVLISCYQASAFAMAGIHAFVLLKHPGSGFHRKALSVALPVACLTALLQPLVGDFLAKHTAKEQPVKLAAMEGHFDTERGAPLRLGGLPDVETATTPYALDIPKGLSILAFGDPDAEVRGLKEFPREDWPPVAKVHVSFQVMVGAGSAMALLSVVTLLLRWRKREWPASRWMMRAWLWASPLGLLALEAGWLVTEWGRQPWILHGVMRTAEAVTPVPHLAAPFWTFTLVYLFLGVVVTFLLARQVAGTLPGREADDAH
- a CDS encoding phage holin family protein gives rise to the protein MELESERLERSQLETLSTAELVRHALAETKLLVKAELLHAKKELRDEVKAARTSGILLGVGFTLALCGLAALFVAIGLALPLSSWLGVLLVGVAVLLIAGGLGWFGVKRLPKKPLPHTQERLKADFDLARESLQ
- a CDS encoding ASPIC/UnbV domain-containing protein, yielding MGPSPLKKVGQTGFEQSFSGWEPKKLWLQREDGTFEECAFSDGFESRADGRALVAQDLDGDGHQELLMLNRAKPRLQLFVNEGVPGNSMELRLRATKGDPEASTATVKVKTAAGLRAFPVLLTRGYVSSVDPTIHVGLGTETQAEVEVTWRPGVTESFGALQAGRRWALTEGGAKDSTAFAARPPRAPVPKLPLSLEQAGGTKDGRPTAVQLFASWCKPCLKEVPVLSKLAQEGRWQVRGLAAHPPEQAQAEATKMGIGYPVAALMPEVADPLSPGGQLALPTVLLYDASGRLARVVRGGESLEAALAEVAPPVSATPPPP
- a CDS encoding FG-GAP repeat domain-containing protein encodes the protein MKSFGLVALLSLTVSPASGASERGSYKVIHQLDTREALQDSLESFFDTRLCTPIKQGRFSFSEEVAAPGVQLPTETFVWISGCSVRALAFEPTAQSATIRLLFELDGVNREGARQSIRGEAAATLSRPRADAWRLEKVEPAWRTESIRPEPRFVERAESAGLVVPAEADGEAAGMQAAMNSGALAVRDFNGDGIQEVLFADPRALYLFRGKEPLHYERTRLSVAPPKGAWFSSLAAGDFDADGDPDVIATTQTAWNADSVPVVLRNDAGTFTAIPTKLPPANSHASLVTDFDGDGKLDLVLLHYPMKFGPDNFLDARDGRPARFFRGMGDFTFQEVSPPKAELHRRWGLAAVAGDLLGEGRPQIYVANDFGDNDLWRFEEGGTPRDVTDAHGLRDPGNGMSADVGDVNGDGRLDLYVANMFSKAGTRVLAATQVDPKLKARLDKFAAGNTLYLARADGGFDEVARARGVNRGLWAFGAIFLDADDDGRLDLAVANGFYSAPNRKDL